One window of the Rufibacter radiotolerans genome contains the following:
- the msrA gene encoding peptide-methionine (S)-S-oxide reductase MsrA, translating to MRHTLFAFIVLLGFTSCAQSQDKKSTASAQKQTQKPTAVSHEGLAVATFAGGCFWCTEESAEKLKGVQDVISGYTGGTTKNPTYEAVSSGTTGHAEAIQIYYDPKVVSYQTLLEAFFAAHDPTTLNRQGPDEGTQYRSAIFYRTPEEKTQIDAYIKKLNAARAFQAPIVTQVAPLKEFYPAEEEHQDFYKNNPNNPYMRAVSKPKLEKFKKKMEGKLKENE from the coding sequence ATGAGACATACCTTATTTGCCTTTATAGTACTCCTTGGGTTTACCTCCTGCGCCCAGAGCCAGGACAAGAAATCAACGGCCTCGGCCCAAAAGCAAACCCAGAAACCAACGGCGGTCAGCCATGAGGGCCTGGCGGTGGCCACCTTTGCCGGGGGCTGCTTCTGGTGCACCGAAGAATCGGCTGAGAAACTGAAGGGCGTGCAGGACGTGATTTCCGGGTACACCGGCGGCACTACCAAGAACCCTACCTATGAAGCCGTAAGCTCCGGCACCACCGGCCACGCCGAAGCCATCCAGATCTACTATGACCCCAAGGTAGTCTCTTACCAAACCCTGCTGGAGGCATTCTTCGCGGCGCATGACCCCACCACCCTTAACCGCCAGGGCCCCGACGAAGGAACCCAGTACCGCTCGGCCATTTTCTACCGCACCCCAGAGGAGAAAACCCAGATAGACGCCTACATCAAGAAACTGAACGCCGCCCGCGCCTTCCAGGCCCCTATTGTCACGCAGGTAGCGCCCCTCAAAGAATTCTACCCCGCCGAGGAAGAGCACCAGGACTTTTACAAGAATAACCCCAACAACCCCTACATGCGCGCTGTCTCCAAACCCAAGCTGGAGAAATTCAAAAAGAAGATGGAAGGCAAGCTGAAGGAAAACGAGTAA
- the mfd gene encoding transcription-repair coupling factor produces the protein MKATQFLDLYRQDPVVQTVAQRLQNPEPQHIQLKGLVGSLDAVVASALQTMHPGTHLFILHDREEAAYFYSDLSHLLEESHDVLLFPSSYKRAYQFDATENANILLRAEVLNRLNNRGTLGTLIVSYPEALTEKVINKRSLVANTLGAKVGEKLDVNFLTEMLSSYDFERTDFVYEAGQFAVRGGIVDVYSYANELPFRLEMFGDEIESIRTFDPNTQLSVEQKKQISIIPNVQTKLLQETRESFLDFIPEDSKIWLKDYRQTVEVVSESYEKAEQAFHEMLEHSAGVQIVSKPEDLFESGKAFKKGLDKFTLVEFGKRFNFKNAEVIQFQAHPQPSFNKDFQRLVSNLHENQSNGYVNVIAAESPRQADRLTTIFDELDQDVRFHHLMLALREGFVDDIVKLVCYTDHQLFERFYKHKTKEGYSKSKALTLKELRTLKPGDYITHMDYGIGRFAGLEKVEVGGRLQEAIRLVYRDDDLLYVSIHSLHKISKYTGKEGTPPTMSKLGSPEWENKKKKVKSKVKDIAAELIKLYAKRKKAPGYAFSRDGFLQAELESSFIYEDTPDQGKATEDVKNDMELPHPMDRLVCGDVGFGKTEVAIRAAFKAACDGKQVAVLVPTTILAMQHYKTFRDRLEAFPVHVEYINRFKTTKQIKETLGRVAEGKTDILIGTHRLASKDVKFKNLGLLIIDEEQKFGVKTKDRLKEIKVNVDTLTLTATPIPRTLHFSLMGARDLSVIATPPPNRQPVQTELHVFDDILIRDAVAAELKRKGQVFFVHNRIADIEEMAGLILRLVPDAKVTYAHGQMDPEELEKRMMRFVEGEYDVLVSTNIIESGLDIPNANTIIINRAHMFGLSDLHQMRGRVGRSNKKAYCYLLTPPVSGLPSDARKRLSTLEEFSDLGEGFKIAMRDLDIRGAGNMLGGEQSGFINDLGFEAYHQILDEAVQELKETEFKDLFFKELEAEKLLDPVRECSIETDLEVLIPDSYISNISERLQMYSKLDRVKDLPELEKMVEGMVDRFGPMPPEVEQLVNIVKMRWEACHLGFEKLTLKKDTLKGYIPSVNNEAFFQSDTFSHILSYVQQHSRQSRLKEAKDKLIVIVDNVTSLEKAKNVLAEMQD, from the coding sequence TTGAAAGCAACTCAATTTTTGGATCTGTACCGGCAAGATCCCGTGGTGCAAACCGTGGCCCAACGCCTTCAGAACCCTGAACCTCAACATATTCAATTAAAAGGCCTGGTGGGCAGCTTAGATGCCGTGGTGGCGTCTGCCCTGCAAACCATGCACCCCGGCACCCACCTGTTCATCTTGCATGACCGCGAGGAGGCCGCCTATTTTTATTCTGACCTTTCCCACCTGCTGGAAGAGAGCCATGACGTGCTCCTTTTCCCCAGTTCGTACAAGCGCGCCTACCAGTTTGACGCCACCGAGAACGCCAACATTCTGCTGCGCGCCGAGGTGCTCAACCGCCTCAACAACCGCGGCACGTTAGGCACCCTCATCGTTTCATACCCCGAGGCCCTCACCGAGAAAGTGATCAACAAACGCTCTTTGGTGGCCAACACGTTGGGCGCCAAGGTAGGCGAAAAACTGGACGTGAATTTCCTCACGGAGATGCTCTCCAGCTATGACTTTGAACGCACCGACTTTGTGTACGAGGCCGGCCAGTTTGCCGTGCGCGGGGGCATCGTGGACGTGTATTCGTACGCCAACGAGCTGCCGTTCCGTCTGGAGATGTTTGGCGATGAGATTGAAAGCATCAGAACCTTTGACCCCAACACGCAGCTGAGCGTGGAGCAGAAAAAGCAGATCTCCATCATCCCCAACGTGCAGACCAAGCTCCTGCAGGAAACCCGCGAGTCGTTCCTGGATTTTATCCCCGAGGATAGCAAGATCTGGCTCAAGGATTACCGCCAGACGGTAGAGGTAGTCTCTGAGTCGTATGAGAAGGCGGAGCAAGCCTTTCATGAAATGCTGGAGCACAGCGCGGGCGTACAGATTGTCTCCAAGCCCGAGGACTTGTTTGAAAGTGGCAAGGCCTTCAAGAAAGGGCTGGACAAGTTCACCCTGGTGGAGTTTGGCAAACGCTTCAACTTCAAGAACGCCGAGGTCATCCAATTCCAGGCGCACCCGCAGCCTTCGTTCAACAAGGATTTCCAGCGGCTGGTAAGTAACCTGCACGAGAACCAGAGCAACGGCTACGTGAACGTCATCGCCGCCGAATCACCCCGCCAGGCCGACCGCCTTACCACCATCTTTGACGAACTGGACCAGGACGTGCGGTTCCATCACCTCATGCTGGCCCTGCGCGAAGGTTTCGTGGATGACATCGTGAAATTGGTATGCTACACAGACCACCAGCTGTTTGAGCGTTTCTACAAGCACAAAACCAAAGAAGGCTACTCCAAATCAAAGGCCCTTACCCTCAAAGAACTCCGCACCCTCAAGCCCGGCGACTACATCACGCACATGGACTACGGCATCGGTCGGTTTGCCGGCCTGGAGAAAGTAGAAGTGGGCGGAAGGTTGCAGGAAGCCATCAGGTTAGTTTACCGTGACGATGATTTGCTCTACGTGAGCATTCACTCGCTGCACAAAATCTCCAAGTACACCGGCAAAGAGGGCACACCGCCTACCATGAGCAAACTCGGCTCGCCGGAGTGGGAGAACAAGAAAAAGAAGGTCAAGAGCAAGGTCAAAGACATTGCCGCTGAATTGATCAAGCTCTACGCCAAGCGCAAGAAAGCCCCGGGCTACGCCTTCTCCAGAGACGGTTTCCTGCAGGCTGAGCTGGAGTCTTCGTTCATCTATGAAGATACCCCAGACCAGGGCAAGGCCACCGAGGACGTGAAGAACGACATGGAGCTGCCTCACCCCATGGACCGGCTGGTCTGCGGCGACGTGGGCTTCGGGAAGACTGAGGTGGCCATACGGGCAGCCTTCAAAGCCGCCTGTGACGGCAAGCAGGTGGCCGTACTGGTGCCTACCACCATCCTGGCCATGCAGCACTACAAAACGTTCAGAGACCGCCTGGAGGCGTTCCCCGTGCACGTGGAGTACATTAACCGGTTCAAGACCACCAAGCAGATCAAAGAAACCCTGGGCCGCGTGGCCGAGGGCAAAACGGATATTTTGATTGGCACGCACCGCCTGGCCAGCAAAGACGTCAAGTTCAAGAACCTAGGCCTGCTCATCATTGACGAAGAACAGAAGTTTGGCGTAAAGACCAAGGACCGCCTCAAGGAGATAAAGGTGAACGTAGACACGCTCACCCTCACGGCCACGCCTATTCCGCGTACGCTGCACTTCTCCTTGATGGGCGCCCGTGACCTGTCGGTGATCGCCACGCCTCCGCCTAACCGCCAGCCGGTGCAGACCGAGCTGCACGTTTTTGATGATATCCTTATCCGGGACGCCGTCGCCGCCGAGTTGAAGCGCAAAGGCCAGGTCTTTTTCGTGCACAACCGCATCGCGGACATTGAGGAGATGGCCGGACTTATCCTGAGGCTGGTGCCCGACGCCAAGGTGACCTACGCGCACGGTCAGATGGACCCCGAGGAACTGGAGAAACGCATGATGCGCTTCGTGGAGGGCGAGTATGACGTGCTCGTGTCTACCAACATCATTGAAAGCGGCCTGGACATCCCCAACGCCAATACCATCATCATCAACCGGGCGCACATGTTTGGGTTGAGTGACCTGCACCAGATGCGCGGGCGCGTGGGCCGCTCCAACAAGAAAGCGTACTGCTATTTATTGACCCCGCCGGTGTCCGGACTGCCGTCCGATGCCCGTAAGCGCCTGAGCACCCTGGAGGAGTTCTCTGATTTGGGCGAGGGCTTCAAGATTGCCATGCGTGATCTGGACATCCGCGGCGCGGGCAACATGCTGGGCGGCGAGCAGAGCGGTTTCATCAATGACCTGGGTTTTGAGGCCTACCACCAGATTCTGGATGAGGCCGTGCAAGAGCTCAAGGAGACCGAGTTCAAGGACTTGTTCTTCAAAGAGCTGGAAGCCGAAAAACTGCTGGACCCCGTGCGCGAGTGCTCTATTGAAACCGACCTGGAAGTGCTTATCCCGGACTCCTACATCAGCAACATCTCTGAACGCCTGCAGATGTACAGCAAGCTGGACCGCGTGAAAGACCTACCCGAGCTGGAGAAGATGGTGGAGGGTATGGTTGACCGTTTCGGGCCGATGCCGCCGGAGGTAGAGCAACTGGTGAACATTGTGAAAATGCGCTGGGAGGCCTGCCACCTGGGCTTTGAGAAGCTTACGCTCAAGAAAGATACGCTTAAAGGCTACATCCCTAGCGTGAACAATGAGGCGTTCTTCCAGTCAGACACCTTCAGCCATATTCTCAGCTATGTGCAGCAGCATTCGCGGCAGAGCAGACTCAAAGAGGCCAAAGACAAGCTGATCGTGATTGTAGACAACGTCACTTCGCTGGAGAAAGCCAAAAACGTTCTTGCAGAGATGCAGGACTAG
- a CDS encoding PAS domain-containing protein gives MISSQAPVPALDLISFVRALPGLHVFLSQDLTVLEATDDYLSATLSTREQLLGKNLFEAFPANPASAVANSTRSIRESLEYVVAHRQPHIIPEVQRHDVAGPTGEYEEKYWSLQSKPVQDAQGNVIYIIHSVVDVTETQRQRQEQEITKGSMRAFVEASGGTSWDYDIKNKRFYWSKNFEQVFGYPVSDEGELPEEWDTRVHPAEYEALRESLNQAVQKKEKAWTGKYRFLKADGTYTYVMDHGYILYNEEGQPYRMLGTLVDIGRQLEAELLAKVNLERFELMAKATNDVIWDWNLENDYVWWNDGFKVTFGYKEEDIEHDVNSWYGRLHPEDAERVVAGIHDVIDHSGTTWQDEYRFRKADGTYADILDRGIVARNETGKPMRMIGAMLDITEKNKVAAELKASEQNVRALLEGIPEIAWVARTDGSISYYNKAWYAYTGNAGPEDDWKNVVHPEDLASTVTIWGQALATGNEYLNEGRLKRASDGAYLWFTMRATPLYDGQGNIQAWIGVNTNIQGQKEIQQKLKERDEYVQRMLAQAPVQFAVLKGADWVVDFATPQFKQLIGGRDTVGKPFKEALPELEEQGFFKIIEKVYTTGKLFRGNEAPAYLDRNGTGTLELGYFDFVYQPLLNEEGTVEGVMILIVEVTEQVQAKQQAQNLANALQASYDRQTQILDALPHMTFTSRPDGFVEYYSQQWYDFLGTTRDTLIHLGWENYLHPEDVQATLQQWQQSLATGQPFMVENRWRANGDGEYRWFLVRAVPVRDDQGNITLWVGSHTDIHQQKETQLALQESTQHFQFLADSMPQLVWTTDAVGYHDYFNQKWVEYTGYDLEASKGTQMWNNLLHPEDQERSARRWKESLETGKPYQIEYRFKRAADGEWRWFLARALPLRDPEGNILRWFGTCTDIEEQKRDEERMEKTNQELRSINEDLDSFVYTASHDLKLPIINMAAIFKELTQNATFSDPDAQLLINMFNKSLKQINSTISDLSEIVKVQKDIDAHQEELNLADLTEEVQLSINDMIQRTGASIHTDFSQAPTLYYSRVNLKSIIYNLVSNAVKYHSPDRSPQVHLQTYPEGGYTVLTIQDNGLGLDMERYGPKLFQMFKRFHDHVEGSGLGLYILNRIVQKNGGRIDVKSQVNVGTTFTIYFRNLAQ, from the coding sequence ATGATTTCCTCTCAAGCCCCTGTTCCCGCCCTGGACCTAATCTCCTTTGTGCGTGCCTTACCGGGGTTGCATGTTTTTCTATCCCAAGATCTTACGGTGCTGGAGGCCACAGATGACTACCTCTCCGCCACCTTATCTACCCGGGAGCAGTTGCTGGGCAAGAACCTGTTTGAGGCTTTCCCTGCCAACCCGGCCTCTGCGGTCGCCAACTCCACCCGGTCTATCAGGGAATCTTTGGAGTACGTGGTGGCGCATCGCCAACCGCATATCATTCCAGAGGTGCAGCGCCATGACGTGGCCGGCCCCACCGGGGAGTACGAGGAAAAATACTGGTCGCTGCAAAGCAAACCGGTGCAAGATGCTCAGGGCAACGTGATCTACATCATCCACAGTGTGGTAGATGTCACAGAAACTCAGAGGCAGCGCCAGGAACAGGAAATTACCAAAGGCAGCATGCGGGCCTTTGTGGAGGCCTCAGGCGGCACCTCCTGGGACTATGACATCAAAAACAAACGGTTCTACTGGAGCAAGAACTTTGAGCAGGTCTTCGGGTACCCCGTGTCTGATGAAGGGGAGTTACCTGAAGAATGGGATACCCGCGTGCACCCGGCAGAATATGAGGCGCTGCGCGAAAGCCTGAACCAGGCTGTGCAAAAGAAAGAAAAGGCCTGGACCGGTAAGTACCGCTTCCTCAAAGCAGACGGTACCTACACCTACGTCATGGACCATGGCTACATTCTCTACAATGAAGAGGGGCAGCCCTACCGCATGCTGGGCACCCTGGTAGACATTGGCCGCCAGCTGGAGGCCGAACTCCTGGCCAAAGTTAACCTGGAGCGCTTTGAGCTGATGGCCAAGGCCACCAATGACGTCATCTGGGACTGGAACCTGGAGAATGACTACGTGTGGTGGAATGACGGCTTCAAGGTTACGTTTGGGTATAAAGAAGAAGACATTGAGCATGACGTCAACTCCTGGTACGGTCGCCTTCACCCAGAAGACGCCGAGCGGGTGGTGGCAGGCATCCATGACGTGATTGACCACAGCGGCACTACCTGGCAGGATGAATACCGCTTTAGGAAGGCAGACGGTACCTACGCCGACATTCTGGACCGCGGGATTGTGGCCCGCAACGAGACCGGCAAACCCATGCGCATGATTGGGGCCATGCTGGACATCACCGAGAAAAACAAGGTAGCCGCAGAGCTTAAAGCAAGTGAGCAGAACGTGCGCGCCCTTCTGGAAGGCATTCCCGAGATAGCTTGGGTAGCCCGCACCGACGGCAGCATCTCCTATTACAACAAAGCCTGGTACGCCTACACCGGCAACGCCGGCCCCGAAGACGACTGGAAGAACGTGGTGCACCCAGAAGACCTGGCTTCTACCGTTACTATCTGGGGGCAGGCCCTGGCCACCGGCAATGAGTACCTCAACGAGGGCCGGCTTAAGCGGGCCTCAGACGGGGCCTACCTTTGGTTTACCATGCGCGCCACCCCGCTGTATGACGGCCAGGGCAATATCCAGGCCTGGATTGGGGTAAATACCAACATACAGGGCCAGAAGGAAATCCAGCAGAAACTGAAGGAGCGTGATGAGTACGTGCAACGCATGCTGGCGCAGGCCCCCGTGCAGTTTGCGGTGCTTAAGGGAGCAGACTGGGTGGTAGATTTTGCCACCCCGCAATTCAAACAGCTTATTGGGGGCCGTGATACCGTAGGCAAGCCTTTCAAAGAGGCCTTGCCTGAGCTGGAAGAACAGGGCTTTTTTAAGATTATTGAGAAAGTGTACACCACCGGCAAGCTGTTCAGGGGGAATGAGGCCCCGGCCTACCTGGACCGGAATGGCACCGGAACCCTGGAGTTAGGCTATTTTGACTTTGTCTACCAGCCCCTGCTCAATGAGGAAGGTACGGTGGAAGGGGTCATGATCCTGATTGTGGAGGTAACCGAGCAGGTGCAGGCCAAACAGCAGGCCCAGAACCTGGCCAACGCCCTGCAGGCCTCCTATGACCGCCAGACGCAGATTCTGGATGCCCTGCCCCACATGACCTTCACCTCCCGGCCAGACGGTTTTGTAGAATACTACAGCCAGCAATGGTATGACTTCCTGGGCACCACCCGTGACACGCTCATTCACCTGGGCTGGGAAAACTACCTGCACCCAGAAGACGTGCAGGCCACCCTGCAGCAATGGCAGCAATCCCTAGCCACGGGTCAGCCCTTTATGGTGGAAAACCGCTGGCGGGCCAATGGCGACGGGGAATACCGCTGGTTTCTGGTGCGGGCGGTGCCGGTGCGCGATGACCAGGGCAACATCACCCTGTGGGTGGGCTCCCACACAGACATCCACCAGCAGAAGGAGACTCAACTGGCCTTGCAGGAAAGCACCCAGCACTTCCAGTTCCTGGCAGACAGCATGCCCCAGCTGGTCTGGACCACAGACGCCGTGGGCTACCATGACTATTTTAACCAGAAATGGGTGGAGTACACCGGCTATGACCTGGAGGCCAGCAAAGGCACCCAGATGTGGAACAACCTGCTGCACCCAGAAGACCAGGAGCGCTCTGCGCGGCGCTGGAAAGAGTCGCTGGAAACAGGCAAACCGTACCAGATAGAATACAGGTTCAAACGCGCGGCAGACGGCGAGTGGCGCTGGTTCCTGGCCCGCGCCCTGCCCCTGCGTGACCCGGAAGGCAATATTCTGCGCTGGTTTGGCACCTGCACAGACATTGAGGAACAGAAACGTGACGAGGAGCGCATGGAGAAGACCAACCAGGAGCTCCGCAGCATCAATGAAGACCTGGACAGTTTTGTCTATACCGCGTCCCATGACCTTAAGCTGCCCATCATTAACATGGCCGCCATTTTCAAGGAGCTTACCCAGAACGCCACCTTCTCAGACCCAGACGCGCAGTTGCTCATTAACATGTTCAACAAGTCTTTAAAGCAGATCAACTCCACCATATCAGACCTGTCTGAGATTGTGAAAGTGCAGAAAGACATAGACGCCCACCAAGAGGAACTGAACCTGGCGGACCTCACCGAGGAAGTGCAGCTCAGCATCAATGACATGATTCAGCGGACCGGCGCCAGCATCCATACAGATTTCAGCCAGGCGCCTACCCTCTATTACTCCCGGGTCAACCTTAAAAGCATCATCTACAACCTGGTGAGCAACGCCGTGAAATATCACTCACCGGACCGGTCCCCCCAGGTGCACCTGCAAACGTACCCCGAAGGCGGCTACACCGTGCTCACCATCCAGGACAACGGCCTGGGGCTGGACATGGAACGGTACGGGCCCAAACTGTTCCAGATGTTCAAGCGTTTTCATGACCACGTAGAGGGTTCTGGGCTGGGCCTGTACATTTTGAACCGAATTGTGCAGAAAAACGGCGGCCGCATAGACGTAAAGAGCCAAGTGAACGTAGGTACAACATTCACTATTTATTTCAGGAATCTGGCCCAATAG
- a CDS encoding response regulator, translating to MKRLNLILLVDDDETTNYLNKRLLTRLEIADHIEVATNGEEALQFLKDAIAKGEPLPELIFLDIKMPVMDGFEFLEQYHQLPETAQNSMVVMMLTSSASFYDLERLKKYRAVQRHISKPLEEAHVREIMEEHFQ from the coding sequence ATGAAAAGGTTAAACCTGATTTTATTGGTTGATGATGATGAAACCACCAATTATTTAAACAAGCGGCTCTTAACCCGCCTGGAGATCGCTGACCATATTGAGGTGGCCACCAACGGGGAAGAAGCCCTGCAGTTTCTCAAAGACGCCATTGCCAAAGGAGAGCCTTTGCCAGAACTCATCTTCCTGGATATTAAAATGCCGGTGATGGATGGGTTTGAGTTCCTGGAACAATACCACCAGTTGCCTGAGACGGCCCAGAATTCCATGGTGGTCATGATGCTCACCTCTTCGGCCAGCTTCTATGACCTGGAACGGCTTAAGAAATACCGCGCCGTGCAACGGCATATCTCCAAGCCCCTGGAAGAGGCGCACGTGCGGGAGATCATGGAAGAGCACTTTCAATAA
- a CDS encoding uracil-DNA glycosylase family protein: protein MLEELLTQIRACQLCAAHLPHGPRPVVRASATARLLVVGQAPGTKVHASGIPWDDQSGKRLRQWLGLTPDQFYNDAHVAIVPMGFCYPGTGKSGDLPPRPECAAHWHPQLLPHLPQVQLTLLIGNYAQKAFLGPKAKPTLTQTVEAWQEYLPQYLPLPHPSPRNIAWFKRHPWFEREVVPTLQQIVQSTLPR from the coding sequence ATGCTGGAAGAACTGCTCACCCAGATACGGGCCTGCCAACTGTGCGCCGCCCATTTGCCACATGGTCCCCGGCCGGTGGTGCGGGCATCGGCCACGGCCCGGCTTTTGGTAGTGGGCCAGGCGCCCGGCACCAAGGTACACGCCTCTGGTATTCCCTGGGATGACCAGAGCGGCAAGCGCCTGCGTCAGTGGCTGGGGCTCACGCCCGATCAGTTCTACAATGACGCCCACGTGGCCATTGTGCCCATGGGCTTCTGCTACCCCGGCACCGGCAAATCGGGAGACCTGCCGCCGCGTCCTGAGTGCGCCGCCCACTGGCACCCCCAGTTGCTGCCCCACCTGCCCCAGGTGCAGCTTACCCTGCTTATAGGAAACTATGCTCAGAAAGCGTTCCTGGGCCCCAAGGCTAAACCTACCCTCACCCAAACCGTGGAAGCCTGGCAGGAATATTTACCGCAGTATCTTCCATTGCCTCATCCTTCGCCCCGCAATATTGCCTGGTTTAAGCGCCACCCCTGGTTTGAGCGGGAGGTAGTGCCTACCCTGCAGCAAATAGTGCAGTCCACCTTGCCCCGCTAG
- a CDS encoding pyridoxal phosphate-dependent aminotransferase produces the protein MSISLQSKLPRVGTTIFSTMSQLAQQHGAINLSQGFPDFNCPPALMDLVNEAMHAGHNQYAPSPGLPVLRQKISEKTQLLYGYLPHPDTEVTVTSGATEALFAAIAAVVHPGDEVMVLEPCYDSYVPAIELSGGVPVFVPLRFPDFSVDWQQVEDRLTQKTRLLIINSPHNPSGAVWQPTDLEALARLTQKFPFLILSDEVYEHMVFDGKPHLSLLTVPALAQRAFVVSSFGKTYHTTGWKVGYCIAPPALTAEFRKVHQYLTFSTATPFQHALASFLDNQEHYLTLPAFYQQKRDLFTQLLAPSKFELLPCPGTYFQLARYSKISSTPDVEFSKWLTKEAGVAVIPVSVFNHDGLDHGVIRFCFAKKEETLRAAAERLCLL, from the coding sequence ATGAGCATCTCTTTGCAAAGCAAACTCCCCCGCGTGGGTACCACCATCTTCAGCACCATGAGTCAGCTGGCCCAGCAACACGGCGCCATTAACCTCTCCCAGGGCTTCCCTGATTTCAACTGCCCGCCGGCCCTAATGGATCTGGTCAATGAGGCCATGCACGCGGGCCACAACCAGTACGCCCCCAGCCCGGGTCTGCCGGTGCTGCGCCAGAAAATAAGCGAGAAGACCCAGCTGCTTTACGGCTACTTGCCGCACCCAGACACGGAGGTCACCGTCACCTCGGGCGCCACTGAAGCCCTGTTTGCCGCCATTGCCGCCGTAGTACACCCCGGCGATGAAGTAATGGTGCTGGAGCCCTGCTATGACTCCTATGTGCCGGCCATTGAGCTGAGCGGCGGGGTGCCGGTGTTTGTGCCCCTGCGTTTCCCAGACTTTAGCGTGGATTGGCAACAGGTGGAAGACAGGCTCACCCAGAAGACCCGGCTGCTCATCATCAACTCGCCGCACAACCCCAGCGGGGCCGTATGGCAACCCACAGACCTGGAGGCCCTTGCCCGCCTTACCCAGAAATTCCCGTTTTTAATCCTCAGCGACGAGGTCTACGAGCACATGGTCTTTGACGGAAAGCCGCACCTGAGCCTGCTCACGGTCCCGGCGCTGGCACAGCGGGCCTTCGTGGTTTCCTCCTTCGGGAAGACTTACCATACCACCGGCTGGAAAGTAGGCTACTGCATTGCCCCGCCCGCCCTCACCGCTGAGTTCCGGAAAGTGCACCAATACCTTACCTTCAGCACTGCTACCCCGTTCCAGCACGCCTTGGCTTCTTTCCTGGATAACCAGGAACATTACCTCACCTTACCAGCTTTCTACCAGCAGAAGCGCGACCTGTTCACCCAACTGCTAGCACCCTCCAAGTTTGAGCTGCTCCCCTGCCCCGGCACCTACTTCCAACTGGCCCGCTACTCCAAGATCTCATCTACCCCAGACGTGGAATTCTCCAAATGGCTCACCAAAGAAGCCGGCGTAGCGGTAATCCCCGTCTCCGTCTTCAATCATGACGGCCTTGACCACGGCGTCATCCGATTCTGCTTCGCGAAAAAGGAAGAGACGCTACGTGCGGCAGCGGAACGGTTATGCCTTTTATAG
- a CDS encoding 5' nucleotidase, NT5C type: MEIQKKKIAIDMDEVMADPIEKFINLYNQEFALDLKLEALHGKEIFEAVPQEHSHKVWEYINAEGFFRDLTVIPGSQDVIKALTEKYQVFIVSAGMEFRNSLIDKFDWLQDHFPFISWKNYVLCGDKSIIGADIMIDDRPKNLRTFSGERKLLFTSPHNVNLVEFERVSTWQEVAEKLL, encoded by the coding sequence ATGGAGATTCAAAAGAAAAAAATAGCCATTGACATGGATGAGGTCATGGCCGACCCCATTGAGAAATTCATCAACCTGTATAACCAGGAATTCGCGCTGGACCTGAAGCTGGAGGCCCTGCACGGCAAGGAGATTTTTGAGGCCGTGCCCCAGGAACATTCCCATAAAGTGTGGGAGTACATTAACGCCGAAGGCTTCTTTCGGGACCTGACTGTGATCCCGGGCAGCCAGGACGTGATCAAAGCCCTCACCGAGAAATACCAGGTCTTCATTGTGAGCGCGGGCATGGAATTCCGGAACTCGCTCATTGATAAGTTCGACTGGTTACAAGACCATTTTCCCTTCATCAGCTGGAAAAACTACGTGCTCTGCGGTGATAAAAGCATTATCGGCGCTGATATAATGATTGATGACCGGCCCAAGAACCTGCGTACTTTCTCTGGGGAGCGTAAATTGCTCTTTACCTCGCCGCATAATGTGAATTTGGTGGAGTTTGAGCGGGTGAGTACGTGGCAGGAAGTGGCGGAGAAGTTGTTGTAG
- a CDS encoding amidohydrolase has translation MSDLHVSLIQADLHWHNPTANRAMFQHKMEQLPFTDLIVLPEMFTTGFSMDAQHLAEQMDGESVAWMAKMAFHFNAVVTGSLIIEENGRFFNRLIWMRPDGTFSHYDKRHLFRMAGETEVYTPGKKRLIVELKGWRICPMICYDLRFPVWSRNTPINYDVLLYVASWPNKRRLAWQTLLRARAIENLAFCVGVNRVGIDERGHTYAGDTAAYNLLGEELVHHQYDEAISTITLSRDHLQETRHHLPWNLDADAFFLS, from the coding sequence ATGTCTGACCTGCACGTTTCCTTAATTCAAGCGGACCTACATTGGCACAACCCTACCGCCAACCGGGCCATGTTCCAGCACAAAATGGAGCAACTGCCTTTCACAGATTTAATTGTTCTCCCGGAGATGTTCACCACCGGGTTCAGCATGGATGCCCAGCATTTAGCCGAACAGATGGACGGGGAATCTGTGGCATGGATGGCGAAAATGGCTTTCCACTTCAATGCGGTAGTCACAGGAAGCCTGATTATTGAGGAGAACGGCCGGTTCTTTAACCGCCTCATCTGGATGCGCCCCGACGGCACTTTCTCTCACTATGACAAGCGCCACCTTTTCAGGATGGCCGGTGAGACCGAGGTCTACACTCCTGGCAAGAAACGCCTGATTGTGGAGTTGAAAGGCTGGCGTATTTGCCCCATGATCTGCTATGACCTGCGTTTCCCGGTTTGGTCCAGAAACACGCCTATCAATTATGATGTGCTGCTGTACGTGGCCAGCTGGCCCAATAAACGGCGCCTAGCTTGGCAAACGTTGCTTCGGGCCCGGGCCATTGAAAACCTGGCCTTCTGCGTAGGCGTGAACCGCGTGGGCATTGATGAAAGAGGCCATACCTATGCGGGCGACACGGCAGCCTACAACCTTCTGGGCGAAGAATTGGTGCACCACCAGTATGACGAGGCTATCAGCACCATCACCCTTTCCCGTGACCACCTGCAGGAAACCCGTCACCACCTTCCCTGGAACTTAGACGCCGACGCTTTTTTCCTGAGTTAA